TTACCAGTTCTCCAACCATGTTGGGTATCCCAGTTGgaatgaatcaaaaaatcatcCAAAGTAACAACCAAAGTTAATGGACGACGGTATTGTTCtggaggtggtggtggcaaCAAGTTTTCAAATGCTGGCTCCGAGAAAAAAGTGAACAATGATCCTAATCTTTTACTCAATCTTTCATACATTAATTTTGGAGCATAACCATTCTCCACATTCTTACCATCCATATCTTCTTGTTCCTTTTCAGAATCCCAATCTCTACTCATGTATCCAATCCCTGCTAcaccaaataataaagCAGACAAATAAAACATGTTGGCGTATTTTTCACGTTGCAAGTCTTTAGAAGTTTGAGCTCTCTTTCTCTTACGTCCTGTTTGTTTCGTAGattgttcttcttcaccATTGcttgtttcttctttaggCTCGACATCCTCAAACCCTGCTCTGGCCAACATATCGTCATTTAAAATAGATTTGGATTGGTCTTTTCCTTGACTCTTATCGGCGGCATTATCTTTGGATGAATAGAACTTGATCGATTGGTTAAGTATTGGAGAGACTGCCGTATGTGTGCTTGGCAATACACGATGACTAGCCAAAATAGATCTCACCAAATGCCTAGACTGATTTCTGAACATATTTTATGGTGTACAAATGTATTGCTTAAATAAAAGTGATGGTTCTTTAGTTTGGACttcattgaaaattttttatgaatttttttttttttttttgctcttTTACTTTATGGTATGTGCAACTGTCAATATTTCTTGgtaatgtttttttttcttttttttttttttcaaaaatgcTTTCTGTTATAACTGGGGAACGATACAACTTTAAGAGAAATGTTTAGAGTCACACCTCGAGCAACATTACCATGGTTGAAGGTTTTATCACAAGCACATGTTTTGTCTCCAGTTAGAACATTCAAATTACCCAGTATATTTAGTGCTGTGAAAAGAGCCAATGAAATAGATGAAAAGTTCACAAATCTAGCTGAACGTCCTATAGACTATAAGGTTGGGGAAATTATAAAACAAGTCGATAAAGAACCAGAGttattgtttcaattagggtttttcttttacgAGTGTAAACGAATTGGCATCACTCAAGATCttataaataatagaaaACGAGGGGTTTTGTATTGGCCAATATTCTTTGGTAATCTAATACCGTTGAATCGAGCATTTTGGGATACAATGCATTTAATGAACAAAGCACAACATTCACATAGACTTAATCCGTTCAAAATAAATGAGATTGGTTTGTTGGATCCTAAAAACTTCCCATCTGATTTCTATAAGCAATTGCTAACTGGGAAATATAATGGAATAGATTTTCGTGATACTAAGGTTTTCTCAATGTCAAGACCCCAATGGGAGGAATCAAAAGATACTGTGTGATATAATTACTAACGATAATTggtattttatttaaatatgtaaataaatatatgtatgtaagtatatatatataatcaaattctACAACGTCTGACactaccaaaaaaaaagaaaataataaaaaagaaattgtgCATTATGGTTTAGGTATTTTCAAAGATTTGGAGATTTCAGCACACCCTTGTAAAACAAATCCTATTGTGACCACATGAAATTCAAACAGAGTATCTTGTAAGATTATTCCAAATGGTAAATTGTCATGAATCCAATCTTTATACACCAATAAAGCCATGAATCCAACccaaaacaaatttgttGGAATGGGCAATCCTTCGAAATATTGTGATTTACCGTGTTTATCTTTAGGAATGTTATTAACAGAGATATTGAATCTAGCCAATCTTGTTAACCCACATAAAACCCAAAATGCCAAGAACAACACATCGACAGTTGTTCTGAATCCAATAGCAAAGGCAATTGTTGCTGGAGATACCCCAAATGATATCAAATCAGCTAATGAATCTAATTCTTGTCccattaatgatgatttatttcttAATCTTGCAACTCTACCATCGAAAAAATCGAAAAATAATCCCAATAATATGAAAAAATGGGCTCTTTGTACATAATGAGTTTGATCAGTTAAAGTATATCTTAAACATGAAATAATAGAATAAAACCCACTGAATCCATTTAATAAAGTGATAAAGTCAGCCATATGTAAGTTTCTAATCATACTGAAATGtctattatcatcaatgaATTGCAAATATTCTTTGGAATCAGGCTTGGGCAAGTCATCTTTTGAGGATAATGAgaataatgaagatgatcTTCTCAATAAAGGTGGGTTGGCACTCATGTGCAATTCTGAATCAATTGCATCTCCTTCTGAATCTGATATAATTGCTGATTCTTGGTGCTTGGAGAACCCAGTAGCTGAGGAGTCTGACATGAATAGGTGTGTGTGGAGTAAGAAAAGTGGACGAAGAGTTGAAATGTGAGGAGGTTTtgtaaaaagaaaaaacaaatgtgtaaataaataaaacgagatgaaaaaaaaaaatacaaacaataatatatatataaagaattgcttgtttaaaaaataatacttgAGAATAatgttatatatatatatatatatgatgACGATAAAATAATAGCAACTGGAGAAGGGCCTATGTTAGAACATTGCTATAAATTTCTAGCATGAAGCAAaattacaattacaatAACCATTGAAAACCTTTAAACGATGAATTAGTTTGATTGctttgaaatgaaatgaaatgacAAAAAACGAAAAATGACATTTGTGAAATTTGTGCtttaatcttttttttttttttgttggtggtggtggtaaaaTTTTGTCCACCAAAATTCTCCCCTTTTTGTTTGCTATGAAATATTGCAGTAAAAAAATAAGGCGGTGACAACTATACAATTTGGACTTCTGAGATCTTAAATGGCCTCAAGAGGGGAGTCCAGTGAGGCAAAactataaaaaaattaacaacaaaataagCAAAATAAAGCAGGAAATGGGCATGCACTAGATAATGGATAACagatattattttcttgtaGGGTCCTGTCCTGTCCTGTCCGgtatcatcatcagcatTACCTGAGGATAATTGGAACTGAGGCTGCGCCTTAATTGATGGACATTCGTAACGTCGTGGTCgccaaaataaaaaaaaaaataagaaaattaCCTACTGCACATACCGCTTATAGCACCCACCATTATTTATTCGATG
This is a stretch of genomic DNA from Candida dubliniensis CD36 chromosome 1, complete sequence. It encodes these proteins:
- a CDS encoding CDP-diacylglycerol-serine o-phosphatidyltransferase, putative (Similar to S. cerevisiae CHO1;~Similar to C. albicans CHO1); amino-acid sequence: MSDSSATGFSKHQESAIISDSEGDAIDSELHMSANPPLLRRSSSLFSLSSKDDLPKPDSKEYLQFIDDNRHFSMIRNLHMADFITLLNGFSGFYSIISCLRYTLTDQTHYVQRAHFFILLGLFFDFFDGRVARLRNKSSLMGQELDSLADLISFGVSPATIAFAIGFRTTVDVLFLAFWVLCGLTRLARFNISVNNIPKDKHGKSQYFEGLPIPTNLFWVGFMALLVYKDWIHDNLPFGIILQDTSFEFHVVTIGFVLQGCAEISKSLKIPKP